A window from Festucalex cinctus isolate MCC-2025b chromosome 4, RoL_Fcin_1.0, whole genome shotgun sequence encodes these proteins:
- the LOC144017161 gene encoding uncharacterized protein LOC144017161 — protein sequence MGSSCTIAPNRTITALSTKKEMDIVHLYTALHTMDKAPLKYSQKARKKGRASGGPWRAPKKPSGSAPGQQAAERLYMTHGQAAQDPEVHRVSECVCLRLAKEFEQARNRPKDTKGKNMPIPQSIVSIYSHIKQLLEDSRVVLDQTNLVLVPINNTTVSSWLLRRDKRKDRDMLLQGTVLPKQIHLAKDSLPAPNTLPAAPAQHPSDKMTSKELENHEGEAFPLQRAMVANRGGLNAFPFPPHLLLHSSKLHSNYLHSSKIQSIKLLHSSKLHCNKLLLISQPLLTNKLLHSSKHAFLLSQGNVPGDCLKLPRRIRSEWLEANHHEKN from the exons ATGGGAAGCAGTTGCACCATCGCACCAAATCGCACCATCACTGCTTTGTCAACTAAGAAGGAGATGGACATAGTCCACCTCTACACAGCTCTCCATACCATGGACAAAGCAcctttaaa GTACAGCCAGAAGGCTAGAAAGAAAGGTCGTGCGTCAGGAGGACCCTGGAGAGCACCTAAGAAGCCAAGTGGCTCTGCTCCTGGACAGCAAGCAGCAGAGAG ACTTTACATGACCCATGGCCAAGCAGCCCAGGACCCGGAAGTACACAGGGTCAGTGAGTGTGTTTGCCTAAGACTTGCAAAAGAATTTGAGCAAGCACGTAACAGGCCCAAGGACACTAAGGGAAAGAACATGCCAATCCCTCAGTCAATTGTGAGCATTTACAGCCATATAAAACAACTTCTGGAGGACAGCAGGGTTGTCCTGGACCAGACCAATTTGGTTCTGGTGCCAATAAATAACACCACAGTCTCTTCATG gctACTTCGGAGGGATAAAAGGAAGGACAGGGACATGTTACTGCAAGGCACAGTACTTCCTAAACAAATTCACCTGGCCAAGGACTCTCTACCTGCACCAAATACACTCCCAGCAGCCCCTGCGCAGCATCCAAGCGACAAAATGACCTCCAAGGAACTAGAAAATCATGAGGGGGAAGCTTTCCCCCTCCAACGCGCTATGGTGGCAAACAGGGGGGGTTTGAATGCGTTTCCATTTCCACCCCATTTGCTCCTCCATTCCAGCAAGCTACATTCCAACTACCTCCATTCCAGCAAGATCCAATCCATCAAGCTCCTCCATTCTAGCAAGCTCCACTGCAACAAGCTGCTCCTTATCAGCCAACCCCTCCTGACCAACAAGCTCCTCCATTCCAGCAAGCATGCCTTCCTCCTCAGCCAAGGCAACGTACCTGGAGACTGCTTAAAGCTGCCCAGGAGGATAAGGAGCGAATGGCTAGAGGCGAACCACCACGAAAAAAACTGA